One stretch of Tenrec ecaudatus isolate mTenEca1 chromosome 18, mTenEca1.hap1, whole genome shotgun sequence DNA includes these proteins:
- the LOC142432363 gene encoding LOW QUALITY PROTEIN: uncharacterized protein LOC142432363 (The sequence of the model RefSeq protein was modified relative to this genomic sequence to represent the inferred CDS: deleted 1 base in 1 codon) encodes MTKSQVTLLFKDVAVYFTLEEWQLLDSAQKDLYCDVMLENYSNLVSVEDSWQIKDDTSLHQENSDKLDVMERHQECDVLGKIFHLRKNLDTFHSYRKTFQHNFSLLFNSTSFVNKKTKALNVPEKLFLCTTHENVHPGANCNARRSAASKKPGLNTSRREMKFYKCSECQRCFNHVSQLLLHQRIHTREKSFRCIECRKAFVWKSHLILHQRTHTGEKPFGCNECGRLFSQKSQLIVHQRTHTGEKTYECGDCPKAFIRKADLILHQRTHTGEKPYECRECQKAFSSKSQLTIHQRRHTGEKPYECSECGRTFPHKSSLILHRRTHTREKPYKCSDCQKTFISKAHLIKHEKTHTGEKPYGCDECGKTFSLKFNLTLHQRMHTGEKPNECSHCQKAFIRKSQLIEHQRTHTGEKPFTCQTCPKAFTRKSELLFHQKIHTGEKPYECSQCQKAFMRQSELLLHQRIHTGEKPYECGQCQKAFRTKSQLNIHQRTHTGEKPYRCSDCGKVFTQKSQLVVHQRTHTGEKPYECSQCQKAFSTKSLLTIHQRTHTGEKPYRCSDCGKVFTQKSQLVAHQRTHTGEKPYECSDCQKAFSRKSPLIIHQRTHTGENPYVCSECGKGFTWKPGLRRHQRTHKEEKHMNALNVGHLLVSSHTSVHIKEPIQARNHMNIGK; translated from the exons GTAACATTGTTATTTAAGGATGTTGCTGTGTACTTCACGTTGGAGGAGTGGCAGCTGCTGGACTCTGCCCAGAAGGACCTGTATTGTGATGTGATGTTGGAAAATTATAGCAACCTGGTATCAGTGG AAGACTCCTGGCAAATTAAAGATGATACAAGTTTGCACCAGGAAAACTCTGACAAGCTCGATGTTATGGAGAGACACCAGGAATGTGATGTACTTGGAAAAATATTTCATCTGAGGAAAAACTTGGATACATTTCATTCATATAGAAAAACCTTTCAACATAATTTTAGTTTACTATTTAATAGCACAAGTTTTGTCAATAAGAAAACTAAAGCATTAAATGTACCTGAGAAATTATTTCTTTGTACTACCCATGAAAACGTTCACCCTGGAGCTAACTGCAATGCTCGTAGAAGTGCTGCTAGTAAAAAGCCAGGCCTCAACACGAGTCGTAGAGAAATGAAATTTTACAAATGCAGCGAATGCCAGAGATGCTTTAACCACGTGTCACAGCTCCTTCTACACCAGAGAATTCACACAAGAGAGAAATCCTTCAGGTGCATTGAATGTAGGAAAGCTTTTGTATGGAAAAGTCACCTCATTTTACACCAGAGAACTCACACAGGAGAGAAACCTTTCGGATGCAATGAATGTGGAAGACTCTTCTCACAGAAATCACAGCTCATTGTACATCAGagaactcatacaggagagaaaacTTATGAATGCGGTGACTGTCCCAAAGCTTTTATTCGGAAGGCCGACCTTATTTTACACCAGCGAACTCACACAGGAGAGAAACCTTATGAGTGCCGAGAATGTCAAAAAGCCTTTAGTAGTAAGTCTCAACTCACTATACACCAGAGGcgtcatacaggagagaaaccgtATGAGTGCAGCGAATGCGGGAGAACGTTCCCCCATAAATCCAGTCTAATTTTACATCGGCGAACTCACACAAGAGAAAAACCCTATAAATGCAGCGACTGTCAGAAAACCTTCATCAGTAAGGCACACCTCATTAAACACGAGAAAACTCACACAGGCGAGAAACCCTATggatgtgatgaatgtggaaaaacttTCTCTCTCAAATTTAATCTCACCTTACACCAGAGAATGCATACAGGGGAAAAGCCCAACGAATGCAGTCACTGTCAGAAAGCTTTTATCCGGAAGTCCCAGCTCATTGAGCACCAGAGAACTCACACAGGAGAGAAACCCTTTACATGTCAAACGTGTCCAAAAGCTTTCACCCGGAAGTCAGAGCTCCTTTTCCATCAGAAAATCCACACAGGAGAGAAACCGTATGAGTGCAGTCAGTGTCAGAAGGCTTTCATGAGGCAGTCAGAACTCCTTTTACATCAGAGAAtacatacaggagagaaaccttATGAATGCGGTCAATGCCAGAAAGCCTTCAGAACAAAGTCACAACTCAACATACACCAGAGGACACATACAGGAGAGAAGCCCTATAGATGCAGTGACTGTGGGAAAGTCTTCACACAGAAGTCGCAGCTTGTTGTGCATCAGAGAACTCACACAGGAGAGAAACCAtacgaatgcagtcagtgtcAGAAAGCCTTCAGCACCAAGTCCCTACTCACCATACACCAGAggactcatacaggagagaaaccctaCAGATGCAGTGACTGTGGGAAAGTCTTCACACAGAAGTCACAGCTTGTTGCACATCAAAGAACGCAcacaggagagaaaccatatgaatGCAGCGATTGTCAGAAAGCTTTCAGCCGTAAGTCGCCCCTCATTATACACCAGCGAACCCACACGGGAGAAAACCCCTATGTCtgtagtgaatgtgggaaaggtttCACCTGGAAGCCTGGCCTCAGGAGACATCAAAGGACCCATAAAGAAGAGAAGCAT ATGAATGCACTGAATGTGGGACATCTTTTAGTGTCAAGTCACACCTCAGTGCACATCAAAGAACCCATACAAGCAAGAAATcatatgaatataggaaaatag